One window of Polyangiaceae bacterium genomic DNA carries:
- a CDS encoding metallophosphoesterase family protein, translating into MEIAVISDLHLGQRDEADSFEHDDARFEHFLRFLERNFERIVLLGDIWETLTPRIPGDYEGELRRAKEAHPRIARRFESAKYWYVHGNHDWVAGKVDGAPDELTIDRGGLRVLFTHGHDHDAFVGHPRWLSEAGVWLGGWLKRFGLSHIYRLFERMEAIQSERVGPGSLEDWASTLGVQRRADVVVTGHSHVPKRTDFPGVTFVNSGTCSGGRLEFAALDLGRGRFDVHQSLSG; encoded by the coding sequence ATGGAAATCGCCGTCATTTCCGACCTTCATCTAGGCCAGCGGGACGAAGCGGACAGCTTCGAACACGACGACGCCCGCTTTGAACACTTCCTGCGCTTCCTGGAGCGGAACTTCGAGCGCATCGTACTGCTCGGTGACATCTGGGAAACGCTGACACCGCGTATCCCCGGGGATTACGAGGGCGAGCTACGCCGGGCCAAGGAGGCGCATCCCCGCATCGCCCGGCGCTTCGAGAGCGCGAAGTACTGGTACGTGCACGGCAACCACGACTGGGTGGCGGGCAAGGTCGACGGCGCACCTGACGAACTCACCATCGACCGAGGTGGGCTGCGGGTGCTCTTCACCCATGGCCATGATCACGACGCCTTCGTTGGTCATCCTCGCTGGCTCTCAGAGGCCGGTGTGTGGCTCGGGGGCTGGCTGAAGCGCTTCGGCCTGTCCCACATCTACCGGCTCTTCGAGCGCATGGAGGCCATCCAGAGCGAGCGCGTGGGCCCCGGCTCCCTCGAAGACTGGGCGAGCACCCTCGGCGTACAACGCCGGGCTGACGTGGTCGTCACGGGGCACTCCCACGTGCCGAAGCGCACGGACTTCCCGGGTGTGACCTTCGTGAACTCAGGCACCTGCTCGGGCGGACGACTGGAGTTTGCGGCGCTTGATCTGGGTCGTGGCCGGTTTGACGTACATCAGAGTTTGTCGGGGTAG
- a CDS encoding cation:proton antiporter has product MGIATDIILLVVAAFFGGLVMQRLGQPLVLGYIAAGVLLGPHTGGLTVSDTHQIELLAEIGVALLLFALGLEFSLKDLKPVKHVALIGTPLQILLTLALGFALGKWFGWDWKTSVWLGALISLSSTMVILKTLMSQGWLGTLSSRVMIGMLIVQDLAVVPLMVILPQLNDPAVGLPALGVAAVKAVIFLAAMILLGTRLLPRLLSYIARVGSRELFLLAITAIGLGVGYATHVVGLSFAFGAFVAGMVLSESDYGHQALSDIVPLRDLFGLLFFASVGMLLDPRFLLEHWKQVSVLVLAVSLGKGLIFGVLARVFKYGNVVPLAVGLGMFQIGEFAFVLARVGVSSGSIDEDMFSLVLSAAVVTMVLTPLVSGQTARLYGLKKRLFKHEALETVNLPQDGLRDHVVIAGAGRVGCLIARTLRDLEQPFVIIELDQRRLDELQPEQLPTVYGDATHALVLEAAQVEHACLLVVTTPGIVTAEAIVERARRANAELDVVARSSERELVERLRELQVTEIVSPELEASVEMTRQALLFLGLPATEIQRRTETMRAEAMPPQQHRPSTYLQLNQLRMAERAFELSWTQLDETSGLVGSSIGALGVRTRTGASIVGVMRDGALVPSPDPSFELEPGDLVAVIGNEGAHLAFRELAAA; this is encoded by the coding sequence ATGGGAATTGCGACTGACATTATCTTGCTCGTAGTGGCCGCCTTCTTCGGAGGCCTCGTCATGCAGCGTCTCGGTCAACCGCTGGTGCTTGGCTACATCGCGGCTGGAGTGCTGCTCGGGCCTCACACTGGTGGACTGACGGTGAGCGATACCCACCAGATCGAGTTGCTCGCGGAGATCGGCGTTGCGCTCCTGCTGTTCGCGCTCGGCCTCGAGTTCTCCTTGAAGGACCTCAAGCCAGTCAAGCACGTGGCGCTGATCGGTACGCCACTACAGATCCTGCTGACGCTGGCGCTGGGATTTGCCTTGGGGAAATGGTTCGGGTGGGATTGGAAGACCAGCGTGTGGCTCGGTGCGTTGATATCGCTGTCCAGCACGATGGTGATCCTGAAGACGCTGATGAGCCAGGGCTGGCTCGGCACGCTCTCCAGCCGCGTGATGATTGGCATGCTGATCGTGCAAGATCTAGCCGTGGTGCCGCTGATGGTGATCTTGCCTCAGCTGAACGACCCCGCGGTTGGGCTGCCGGCGCTCGGCGTGGCGGCGGTCAAAGCCGTCATTTTCCTGGCGGCAATGATCTTGCTGGGAACGCGGCTATTGCCCAGGCTTTTGAGCTACATCGCTCGAGTCGGCTCTCGAGAGCTCTTCTTGCTGGCGATCACGGCGATTGGCCTGGGGGTAGGCTACGCCACTCACGTGGTGGGCCTGTCCTTCGCCTTCGGCGCGTTCGTCGCGGGCATGGTGCTGTCGGAGTCGGACTACGGACACCAGGCGCTCTCGGACATCGTGCCTCTGCGAGACTTGTTTGGCCTCTTGTTCTTCGCGTCTGTTGGCATGCTGCTCGATCCGCGCTTCTTGCTCGAGCACTGGAAGCAAGTGAGCGTGCTGGTGCTCGCGGTGAGCTTGGGCAAAGGATTGATCTTTGGCGTGCTGGCGAGGGTCTTCAAGTATGGGAACGTGGTCCCGCTAGCGGTGGGCCTCGGGATGTTTCAAATCGGGGAGTTCGCGTTCGTGCTGGCGCGAGTTGGCGTGTCCTCGGGGTCTATCGACGAGGATATGTTCTCCCTGGTGCTGAGCGCTGCGGTGGTGACGATGGTGCTCACTCCGCTCGTGAGTGGCCAGACAGCGCGTCTCTATGGCTTGAAGAAGCGCCTGTTCAAGCACGAAGCGCTGGAGACGGTGAACCTCCCCCAAGACGGGCTGCGCGACCATGTGGTGATCGCCGGCGCGGGGCGCGTCGGCTGCTTGATCGCCAGAACGCTGCGCGACCTCGAGCAGCCGTTCGTGATCATCGAGCTCGATCAGCGTCGCCTCGATGAGCTGCAACCGGAGCAGTTGCCCACCGTCTATGGTGACGCGACCCACGCGCTGGTGCTCGAAGCCGCGCAGGTGGAGCACGCTTGCCTGCTCGTCGTGACCACGCCGGGCATCGTCACCGCGGAGGCGATCGTGGAGCGCGCGCGGCGGGCAAATGCTGAGCTTGACGTGGTGGCTCGCAGCTCCGAGCGGGAGCTGGTGGAACGCCTGCGGGAGCTCCAGGTGACGGAGATCGTCTCTCCCGAGCTCGAGGCGAGTGTCGAGATGACTCGCCAGGCGTTGCTGTTCTTGGGGCTCCCTGCGACCGAGATTCAGCGCCGTACGGAAACGATGCGCGCAGAAGCGATGCCACCTCAGCAGCATCGCCCGTCTACCTACCTTCAACTGAATCAGCTCCGCATGGCGGAACGCGCCTTCGAACTCAGCTGGACGCAGCTTGATGAGACGAGCGGGCTGGTCGGAAGCAGCATCGGCGCATTGGGTGTACGCACTCGAACCGGAGCTTCGATAGTCGGGGTGATGCGCGACGGCGCGTTGGTGCCGAGTCCGGATCCGAGCTTCGAGCTCGAGCCCGGAGACTTGGTCGCGGTGATCGGCAACGAAGGCGCGCACCTTGCGTTTCGCGAGCTGGCCGCGGCTTGA
- a CDS encoding ATP-grasp domain-containing protein, translating into MPTLVLSRRFSEDSNSMWRAAIAAGWSVERLMSYRVPEGLAERDPVLYGETLLIDAVSAELGLELLEPDYGWLPRLKRDYRQREIASMSLAAARQLPVPRFVKPVDEKLFRSQVYAPGELERVGQGLEDTTLALVSEVVEWQLEVRAFISERRVVTLSAYLRDGELAQSADGEWPLSDRERHEATAFLEEILGDPAVELPPALVIDVGTLRTPGEQAWRWGVVEANPAWASGLCGCDPSRVLPLLATVNISARSVPRELSAWGRSKHER; encoded by the coding sequence ATGCCAACTCTGGTTCTCTCCCGCCGCTTCAGCGAAGACTCCAACAGCATGTGGCGGGCAGCCATCGCTGCTGGGTGGTCCGTTGAGCGCTTGATGTCGTATCGGGTTCCCGAAGGCTTGGCAGAGCGCGACCCGGTGCTCTACGGCGAAACCCTGCTAATCGACGCTGTTTCAGCTGAGCTTGGCCTTGAGCTGCTCGAGCCCGACTATGGGTGGCTCCCGCGTCTCAAACGAGACTACCGCCAGCGAGAGATCGCTTCCATGAGTCTTGCTGCCGCACGGCAACTTCCGGTTCCCCGTTTCGTCAAACCCGTGGATGAGAAGCTGTTCCGTTCCCAGGTCTACGCTCCCGGAGAGCTCGAGAGAGTGGGCCAAGGACTCGAGGACACCACTCTGGCACTGGTGTCGGAGGTGGTCGAGTGGCAGCTCGAGGTTCGCGCGTTCATCTCGGAGCGGCGCGTGGTGACGCTCTCGGCCTACCTGCGCGACGGTGAGCTGGCGCAGAGCGCGGACGGCGAATGGCCCCTGAGCGACCGCGAGCGTCACGAGGCAACCGCGTTTCTAGAGGAGATCTTGGGGGATCCAGCTGTCGAGCTGCCTCCGGCGCTCGTGATCGACGTCGGGACACTGCGAACCCCCGGTGAGCAGGCGTGGCGCTGGGGGGTGGTGGAGGCGAACCCTGCCTGGGCGTCAGGCCTGTGCGGCTGCGATCCCAGCCGCGTCCTCCCCTTGCTGGCGACGGTGAACATCAGCGCCCGATCGGTCCCTCGCGAACTCTCAGCTTGGGGTCGCTCCAAGCACGAGCGTTGA
- a CDS encoding SRPBCC domain-containing protein has product MRATIEQDTLTIRFARRIQASPQRVFDAWTQADQLTEWWDPTGERLESCDVDLRVGGAFCFRNKHHSQAFAGTYVEITPPSRLVFEAMGAVGTVLLEAKGSETHMEVTIRCSSPEHLEQFVNVGVAENTDITLDNLVRHVSGASAFQHAELP; this is encoded by the coding sequence ATGCGCGCAACCATCGAACAAGACACCCTCACCATCCGCTTCGCTCGCCGCATTCAGGCATCACCCCAGCGCGTGTTCGACGCCTGGACTCAGGCCGACCAGCTCACGGAGTGGTGGGATCCAACGGGCGAGCGCCTGGAGTCGTGCGACGTCGACCTACGCGTCGGCGGCGCGTTCTGTTTCCGCAACAAACACCACTCCCAGGCGTTCGCCGGGACCTACGTCGAGATCACGCCGCCAAGCCGCCTCGTGTTCGAGGCGATGGGCGCGGTTGGCACCGTCCTGCTCGAGGCGAAGGGCAGCGAGACGCACATGGAAGTCACGATTCGCTGTTCGTCCCCGGAGCACCTCGAACAATTCGTGAACGTCGGTGTCGCGGAGAACACGGACATCACCCTCGACAACTTGGTGCGCCACGTGTCTGGAGCAAGCGCATTCCAACATGCGGAGCTACCCTAG
- a CDS encoding helix-turn-helix transcriptional regulator, whose product MNTDQQLDLVFAALSDPTRRAILARLAEGDATLTELAAPFDLAQPTVSRHLRVLEDAGLVNTQRDKQRRWRSLVIGGPLAEVDTWLAPFRAQWERRFDRLENFLARAESGPAKPKNVKQPSGKQSSGKSTAGKRRKQEN is encoded by the coding sequence ATGAACACAGACCAACAGCTGGACCTGGTCTTCGCGGCGCTCTCGGATCCCACTCGGCGGGCGATCCTGGCGCGCCTCGCCGAGGGAGACGCGACACTCACGGAGCTCGCCGCCCCCTTCGATCTCGCTCAACCCACCGTCTCGCGGCACCTGCGGGTGCTGGAAGACGCTGGGCTGGTGAACACCCAGCGCGACAAGCAGCGCCGGTGGCGGAGCCTGGTGATTGGCGGCCCCCTCGCAGAGGTCGACACCTGGCTCGCGCCGTTCCGGGCGCAGTGGGAGCGGCGCTTCGACCGCCTCGAAAACTTCCTGGCTCGCGCCGAAAGCGGCCCAGCCAAACCCAAGAACGTCAAACAACCAAGCGGCAAACAATCAAGCGGCAAGTCAACCGCAGGGAAACGCCGCAAGCAGGAGAACTGA
- a CDS encoding MFS transporter, with product MSGTEIAEFSHSAEFRRRRFLNWFPMGLTYAFLYMGRYNLTVAKGALGDLMTKEDFGIIFAAGTTVYALAFLINGPLVDRLGGRKGILAAAIGASAANLLMGAYLWHVTGSGNPEEAPLRLVFSILYALNMYFQSFGAVSIVKVNAHWFHVRERGGFSGIFGTMISSGIFLAFTVNQWFLDAAKAIFKNAPSQWVVFLMPGLLLLLMFFVEYGLLRDRPGLAGHQDFDTGDASSGDDDEAPVPAWELIKRILTNKIILMVAFIEFCTGVLRNGVMHWFPIYAQEVWALPDHHPLRYGSWENLWVIGACFVVAAISGFIASRAQGARRGYLVIFGGLAFLAPFVQGGWGGLLFIAGVIGGNVAGWVSDLFFQSRRAPAAAGMYGLLTLFSIGMIFTLAPAHNTVGNADEKTLLKAGDEIQSIGDRAGFDGWAQVQDAIACYRPVCVKSTWDAKTCMCTTGESASGDAAESTGVIPVVVKRDGTELKLDVPDPKSKQRAGDRRRIKASPELPMSPYFLGALVFLLSLCVIGIHGLLSGTATMDFGGRKGAGTAVGVIDGFVYLGTALQSISLGYITSRDWQYWPVFLAPFALLGFILCTRIWSAKPSGKPAH from the coding sequence ATGAGTGGAACAGAGATCGCCGAGTTTAGCCATTCCGCGGAGTTTCGCAGGCGCCGCTTTCTGAACTGGTTCCCGATGGGCCTGACGTACGCGTTCCTCTACATGGGGCGCTACAACCTCACGGTGGCCAAGGGCGCGCTCGGCGACCTGATGACGAAGGAAGACTTCGGCATCATCTTCGCGGCGGGCACCACGGTTTACGCCCTGGCGTTCTTGATCAACGGCCCGCTGGTGGACCGACTCGGTGGTCGCAAAGGTATCCTCGCGGCAGCGATTGGTGCGTCGGCCGCGAACCTGTTGATGGGCGCGTATCTGTGGCACGTCACCGGCTCTGGCAACCCGGAAGAGGCGCCGCTCAGGCTCGTGTTTTCGATCCTGTACGCGCTGAATATGTATTTCCAGAGCTTCGGCGCGGTCAGCATCGTGAAGGTGAACGCGCACTGGTTCCATGTGCGCGAGCGCGGCGGCTTCAGCGGGATCTTCGGCACGATGATCTCGAGCGGCATCTTCCTCGCCTTCACCGTGAACCAGTGGTTCCTCGACGCCGCCAAAGCGATCTTCAAGAACGCGCCCTCCCAGTGGGTGGTGTTCCTGATGCCGGGTCTCTTGCTGCTCTTGATGTTCTTCGTCGAGTACGGCCTCTTGCGAGATCGCCCCGGGCTCGCCGGCCACCAAGACTTCGACACCGGCGACGCTTCGAGTGGTGATGATGACGAGGCGCCCGTTCCCGCGTGGGAACTCATCAAGCGCATCCTGACCAACAAGATCATCTTGATGGTCGCGTTCATCGAGTTCTGCACTGGTGTCTTGCGTAACGGCGTGATGCACTGGTTCCCGATTTACGCCCAAGAGGTGTGGGCGCTGCCGGACCACCATCCACTGCGCTACGGTTCCTGGGAGAACCTCTGGGTGATCGGTGCTTGCTTTGTCGTGGCCGCCATCAGCGGCTTCATCGCGAGCCGCGCTCAAGGGGCAAGGCGTGGCTACTTGGTGATCTTTGGTGGCCTCGCGTTCCTGGCTCCGTTCGTTCAAGGCGGCTGGGGCGGCCTCTTGTTCATCGCAGGCGTGATCGGCGGCAACGTCGCCGGCTGGGTGAGCGACCTGTTCTTCCAGTCCCGTCGCGCCCCGGCTGCCGCGGGGATGTACGGCCTGCTCACCTTGTTCTCCATCGGGATGATCTTCACGCTCGCGCCGGCTCACAACACCGTCGGCAACGCGGACGAAAAGACGCTGCTGAAAGCCGGTGACGAGATCCAGAGCATCGGGGACCGCGCGGGATTCGATGGCTGGGCGCAGGTACAAGACGCCATCGCCTGCTATCGACCGGTGTGCGTGAAGTCGACGTGGGACGCGAAGACCTGCATGTGCACCACCGGCGAGAGCGCGTCGGGAGACGCCGCGGAGTCGACAGGTGTGATCCCCGTTGTCGTCAAGCGTGACGGCACGGAGCTGAAGCTCGACGTGCCGGATCCGAAGTCGAAGCAACGCGCTGGCGACCGACGGCGCATCAAGGCGAGCCCTGAGCTCCCCATGTCGCCGTACTTCCTGGGCGCGCTCGTGTTCTTGCTCAGCCTGTGTGTGATCGGCATCCACGGTTTGCTGTCTGGCACCGCGACGATGGACTTTGGCGGGCGCAAAGGCGCGGGCACCGCGGTGGGCGTGATCGACGGCTTCGTCTATCTGGGCACGGCGCTACAGTCGATCAGTCTCGGCTACATCACGAGCCGCGACTGGCAGTACTGGCCGGTGTTCCTGGCGCCCTTCGCGCTGCTGGGCTTCATCCTGTGCACGCGGATTTGGAGCGCCAAGCCTTCGGGTAAACCGGCCCACTGA
- a CDS encoding TetR/AcrR family transcriptional regulator — translation MDAKPSERELPAFFARLCERYPEAETLLGDDTKSRILAGTAIAIARHGLRESSVEHILEASGFSRRTFYKAFRSKESAVEALFEACAGFLVVAVRTSVEKAATPAEKVIAAVDCYLELLELGGPLLISLQAEAIRPDSPLAVHREFVFQALVGLLDLHVRASLGVAVDPYVFRCLLMGMEGLIIEAERRAEFTVRERERVRAAFLPVLLRTLAPEGAKLARLPKAP, via the coding sequence GTGGACGCGAAGCCGAGCGAGCGAGAACTGCCAGCGTTCTTCGCGCGCCTGTGTGAGCGCTACCCCGAGGCAGAAACGCTGCTCGGGGACGACACCAAGAGTCGCATTCTCGCTGGAACGGCAATCGCGATCGCGCGTCATGGCCTGCGAGAGTCGTCCGTAGAGCACATCCTCGAGGCATCAGGCTTCTCTCGGCGCACCTTCTACAAGGCGTTTCGCTCCAAGGAGTCGGCGGTCGAGGCGCTGTTCGAGGCTTGCGCTGGCTTCCTCGTGGTAGCGGTGCGCACTTCCGTAGAGAAGGCAGCGACGCCCGCCGAGAAGGTGATCGCCGCGGTCGATTGCTACCTCGAGCTGCTCGAGCTCGGTGGTCCGCTGTTGATCAGCCTGCAGGCGGAGGCGATTCGTCCCGACTCACCCCTGGCGGTGCATCGGGAGTTCGTGTTTCAAGCGCTGGTTGGCTTGCTGGATCTCCATGTGCGCGCAAGCCTCGGCGTGGCCGTGGACCCCTATGTCTTTCGCTGTCTCCTGATGGGCATGGAAGGCCTGATCATCGAAGCGGAGCGGCGCGCCGAATTTACCGTACGGGAACGCGAGCGGGTGCGCGCGGCATTCTTGCCGGTCTTGCTGCGTACGCTGGCGCCCGAGGGAGCGAAGCTCGCCAGATTGCCCAAGGCGCCCTAG
- a CDS encoding GGDEF domain-containing protein, whose amino-acid sequence MRINTLERPWLPTRPPLGEQPTARVESGWRYERPQRSSYRPLHEDEFLGETFESEEERETGRFEVIEATGSIPPARETPVLVRMDGHGAGAVRTIPPGGIVLGRSPSADLQIDDAGVSRKHARLHLKSGEIWLEDLGSRNGCYVGGRNVTSLQLRDGDCLQLGPRVSFRFSLMDGQQKSMLERLYSSSILDPLTGAHNRRHGEERLAAEIAYAVRHRSMLSVILVDLDHFKRVNDEHGHQAGDAVLKHLAKLAKRELRTEDVFARYGGEEFLVIVRNVDLNGAFCAAERIRSVVGRSPVDHEGKQIPVTLSAGCASLDCVTAPTAQELIAVADARLYEAKNRGRNCVVIDPI is encoded by the coding sequence AACACCCTGGAGCGCCCCTGGCTGCCAACCCGGCCGCCCCTCGGCGAACAGCCGACCGCGAGAGTCGAGTCGGGCTGGCGCTACGAGCGTCCTCAGCGCTCGAGCTACCGACCGCTCCACGAAGACGAATTCCTCGGGGAAACGTTCGAGAGCGAAGAAGAGCGTGAAACGGGTCGCTTCGAGGTCATTGAAGCGACCGGTTCGATCCCGCCAGCACGGGAGACGCCAGTGTTGGTGCGCATGGACGGGCATGGCGCGGGAGCCGTGCGGACCATCCCTCCAGGTGGCATCGTGCTCGGTCGCAGCCCCTCCGCCGACCTACAAATCGATGACGCTGGCGTTAGCCGCAAGCACGCTCGGCTCCACTTGAAGTCAGGTGAGATCTGGCTCGAGGACCTGGGCTCTCGCAATGGCTGCTATGTCGGCGGGCGTAACGTGACCAGCCTGCAACTCCGCGATGGAGACTGCCTGCAGCTCGGTCCGCGCGTCAGCTTCCGTTTCTCCCTGATGGATGGTCAGCAGAAGTCGATGCTCGAGCGGCTGTATTCCTCGAGCATCCTCGATCCACTCACCGGCGCGCACAATCGCCGCCATGGTGAGGAGCGCCTAGCTGCTGAAATCGCCTACGCGGTGCGCCACCGTTCCATGCTGAGCGTGATCTTGGTCGACCTCGATCACTTCAAACGCGTCAACGACGAGCACGGCCACCAGGCGGGCGATGCAGTGCTCAAGCACCTGGCGAAGCTCGCCAAGCGTGAGCTGCGAACGGAAGACGTGTTCGCGCGCTATGGCGGGGAAGAGTTCCTGGTGATCGTACGCAACGTCGACTTGAACGGCGCCTTCTGTGCTGCCGAGCGGATACGCAGCGTGGTCGGGCGCTCCCCAGTGGACCACGAAGGGAAGCAGATCCCCGTGACCCTGAGCGCGGGGTGTGCGTCCCTGGATTGCGTGACCGCTCCCACGGCCCAAGAGCTCATTGCGGTCGCCGATGCGCGGCTCTACGAAGCCAAGAACCGCGGACGCAACTGCGTGGTCATCGACCCCATCTAG